From the Saccharomycodes ludwigii strain NBRC 1722 chromosome I, whole genome shotgun sequence genome, one window contains:
- the SGD1 gene encoding Sgd1p (similar to Saccharomyces cerevisiae YLR336C | SGD1 | Suppressor of Glycerol Defect), with amino-acid sequence MKSHSIRLPGSILDELKKNTLDDPRFQNQKSKKRGRSQTLSRKERRKQQRSEKKRKATIRGLAGEDNKKSKHDHTSGLENARGKNKFPKKKSDHINYKNSIKTSEKISTDSPISSDDSLGFEDFSKSDLSSEEWEQLKDFEADGKDNSLDETLSAEETMRRLIELKKKKNSGSVGSTISRKEENEYTSEGEFDSDTDQIQDLTAAETMELLKKLKEKKKNGINKSPEIHKKNGKGVKNATEEKELHILTPQERAQIERDEIDMKYYAKKLGLKKNKKKIHARDDYDAIGGLLEGLDFFENYGASDDDYGEFELTNKNTTTAESSGAEETKSDYSSEENLDPPFSSDDELSSGDFDEFDEGDLDSEEWEQLKELEGSDLGGSDYEREKNKKKENPYVAPGTAQSNDNDEDDYQENTYIPPSLRKKVHLESTVDEKLRKQIKSSLNKLSESNIIIIISSINEMYNSNPHQILNDSFTHQVIETISTPNKLLDKFVLNYAGVAFALWKLQGIEMGASFIQSIVEDFLKHFKSDNVDKSEEGQTFSKCCSNILTLISYCYDFGIISSNLVYNIMQLLIAKPTQFATELLLRIISVCGPMVRSGDPATLKEIIITLMGNVKGLEQTSKMKFLLETVSDLKNNRLKTSLLAPSYVNLKKLLVGSLKLTSTTDPLQVSLSDIENVDKKGKWWLVGASWKGNASSAFENNDTADNAYDIVDMNIGDNFLDEIPDLGSLAKEQRMNTEVRKSIFVSIMGAQDFMDAFTKIEKLNLKNKQSLEIPKVLIHCLTVDGNGYNPYYSLLAKKLCEYNHNILKGLQFQFWNIVKKFENDKGALSDDEDEDDHGIYSNDETTSLKRISAQARFYGFLLGSGILKIDIFKHVTLLGGLNADGMVFFELVLYQLFLTLGKNAEKKVIVNHKKVYEYDDSDLVRCFISNIKSENISVVLKGLQWFLSKKFKPLQFLIEFKSKKNYKRVEERFNWAYKTALNTISKKLEQTDY; translated from the coding sequence ATGAAATCACATTCTATACGTTTGCCTGGATCTATTTTAGAtgaattgaagaaaaataccCTGGATGATCCAAGGTTTCAGAatcaaaaatcaaaaaagaGGGGCAGGTCACAAACTTTGAGtaggaaagaaagaagaaaacaacaaagatcagaaaaaaagaggaaagcTACCATTCGAGGATTAGCTGGCGAAGACAACAAAAAGAGTAAACACGACCATACCTCAGGTCTTGAAAATGCAAGAggtaaaaacaaatttccaaaaaagaaaagtgaTCACATCAATTATAAAAACTCAATTAAAACATCTGAAAAAATATCTACTGATTCACCAATTTCATCGGATGACAGCTTGGGCTTTGAGGACTTTAGCAAAAGTGATTTATCTTCCGAGGAATGGGaacaattaaaagattttgaaGCGGACGGAAAAGATAATTCTCTCGATGAGACATTGAGCGCTGAGGAAACCATGCGCAGATTGattgaattgaaaaagaagaagaattcTGGCAGTGTTGGGAGCACTATAAGCCGGAAGGAGGAGAATGAATACACATCAGAAGGAGAATTTGATTCTGATACTGATCAAATCCAAGATTTAACAGCAGCTGAAACTATGGAacttttaaagaaattaaaagaaaaaaagaagaatgGCATAAACAAAAGCCCGGAAATTCATAAGAAAAATGGAAAGGGAGTGAAGAACGCTACGGAAGAAAAGGAACTACATATATTGACACCCCAAGAACGTGCACAAATTGAAAGAGATGAAATAGATATGAAATATTATGCGAAAAAGTTGggcttgaaaaaaaataaaaaaaaaatacatgcCCGCGATGATTACGATGCCATTGGTGGTTTGTTGGAAGGTTTAGATttctttgaaaattatGGCGCAagtgatgatgattatgGTGAATTCGAattaactaataaaaatactactACAGCTGAATCTAGTGGTGCAGAGGAAACAAAAAGCGATTATAGTTCTGAAGAAAACTTGGACCCCCCATTTTCTTCTGATGATGAATTGAGTTCAGGTGATTTTGACGAATTTGATGAAGGTGACTTAGATTCTGAAGAATGGGAACAGTTAAAAGAACTTGAAGGCAGCGATCTAGGAGGTAGTGACTAcgaaagagaaaaaaataaaaagaaggaaaacCCATACGTTGCTCCTGGCACTGCCCAATCAAATGATAACGACGAGGATGATTATCAAGAAAATACTTATATACCACCTTCCCTACGTAAGAAGGTACATTTGGAGAGTACGGTTGATGAAAAACtaagaaaacaaattaaGTCCTCTTTGAATAAACTTTCGGAatccaatattattattatcatttctTCTATCAATGAAATGTATAATTCAAATCCACaccaaattttaaatgattCCTTTACTCATCAAGTTATAGAAACAATATCCACtccaaataaattattagataAATTTGTTCTTAATTATGCAGGTGTTGCCTTTGCTTTGTGGAAGCTACAAGGTATTGAGATGGGTGCTTCCTTCATTCAGTCCATAGTAgaagattttttaaaacatttcaAATCAGATAATGTGGACAAATCTGAGGAGGGACAAACCTTTTCCAAGTGCTGTAGTAATATACTAACTTTGATATCCTATTGTTATGATTTTGGCATAATTTCTTCTAATTTAGTTTACAATATTATGCAGTTATTGATTGCAAAACCCACTCAATTCGCCACTGAGTTATTGCTAAGAATAATTTCTGTGTGTGGTCCAATGGTAAGGAGTGGTGACCCCGCGAcattaaaagaaatcaTTATCACATTAATGGGGAACGTAAAGGGATTAGAACAAACTTCtaaaatgaaatttttattagaaacaGTTTccgatttaaaaaataacagaTTGAAGACATCTCTTTTGGCACCAAGCTATgtgaatttgaaaaaacttttaGTGGGTTCCTTGAAATTGACTAGTACAACAGATCCTCTACAGGTTTCTTTAAGTGACATTGAAAATGTGGATAAAAAGGGTAAATGGTGGTTAGTTGGTGCTTCTTGGAAGGGCAATGCTAGCTCAGcctttgaaaataatgatactgCTGATAATGCTTATGATATTGTCGATATGAATATAGGTGACAACTTTTTGGATGAAATTCCCGACCTAGGTTCTTTAGCTAAGGAACAAAGAATGAACACAGAAGTCAGAAAGTCTATATTTGTTAGTATCATGGGTGCTCAGGATTTTATGGACGCTTTTACGAAGATAGAAAAgctaaatttgaaaaataagcAATCTTTGGAAATTCCTAAGGTGCTAATTCATTGTTTGACTGTGGATGGAAATGGTTATAACCCCTATTATAGTTTATTGGCTAAAAAACTGTGTGAGTACAATCATAACATCTTAAAAGGCTtacaatttcaattttggAACATTGTTAAAAAGTTTGAAAATGACAAAGGTGCCCTTTCAGATGATGAGGATGAGGATGACCACGGAATTTATAGTAATGACGAAACCACCAGTTTGAAAAGAATATCAGCACAGGCGAGATTCTATGGATTTTTATTAGGTTCAGGTATTTTAAAGATAGACATCTTTAAACACGTAACACTATTGGGAGGATTAAATGCAGACGGTATGGTTTTCTTTGAACTCGTTCTCtatcaattatttttaactttggGAAAGAATgcggaaaaaaaagttattgtCAACcataaaaaagtatatgAATATGATGACAGTGATTTGGTCAgatgttttatttcaaatatCAAATCAGAGAACATTTCAGTGGTTTTAAAAGGGTTGCAATGGtttctttcaaaaaaattcaaaccTCTGcagtttttaattgaatttaaaagtaaaaagaattataaAAGGGTGGAAGAAAGGTTTAATTGGGCCTATAAAACTGCATTGAATACGATaagtaaaaaattagaacAGACGGATTATTAA
- the MSP1 gene encoding protein-degrading AAA family ATPase MSP1 (similar to Saccharomyces cerevisiae YGR028W | MSP1 | Mitochondrial Sorting of Proteins) → MDGNDPQRARLTKEAKEKQNENWQKLCRLNPRLVGTNLTKYERFVLENVITPFDMNVKFTDIGGLDNIVEELVESVIYPLTTPEIFESSSLLEAPSGVLLYGPPGCGKTMIAKALAKESGANFISIRMSSIMDKWYGESNKIVDAIFSLANKVQPCIIFIDEIDSFLRERSSTDHEVTAVLKAEFMTLWDGLVSNGRIMVLGATNRMNDIDAAFLRRMPKRFHVGLPDHESRKKILTILLNDTKLEETDFNMDMIVAHTNGFSGSDLKELCRNAALNAARDYIKDKKAGRDTNNGMRPLQNKDFFNVNNQLGSKPFADVRVSNPVLD, encoded by the coding sequence ATGGATGGCAATGATCCACAAAGAGCAAGGTTAACAAAAGAAGcaaaggaaaaacaaaatgaaaactGGCAAAAATTATGTAGATTGAACCCCAGACTCGTGGGCACTAACTTAACTAAATACGAGCGCTTTGTTTTAGAGAACGTCATTACTCCATTCGATATGAATGTCAAATTTACAGATATCGGTGGCCTAGACAACATTGTTGAGGAATTAGTGGAGAGTGTTATTTATCCATTAACCACACCGGAGATTTTTGAATCCAGTTCATTATTAGAAGCCCCTAGTGGTGTTTTGTTATATGGTCCTCCGGGTTGTGGTAAAACTATGATTGCCAAGGCATTAGCCAAAGAAAGCGGTGCTAATTTTATCAGTATAAGAATGTCTTCTATTATGGACAAGTGGTATGGTGAATCCAATAAAATAGTAGACGCTATTTTCTCATTGGCAAATAAAGTGCAACCgtgtattattttcattgacGAGATTGACTCTTTTTTGAGAGAGAGGTCTTCAACTGATCATGAAGTTACAGCAGTGTTAAAAGCTGAGTTTATGACCTTATGGGATGGATTAGTCAGCAATGGAAGAATCATGGTCTTAGGTGCTACTAATCGAATGAATGATATTGATGCAGCATTTTTAAGAAGAATGCCCAAAAGGTTCCATGTTGGTTTGCCCGATCATGAAAgcaggaaaaaaattttaacaattttacTAAACGATACTAAATTAGAGGAAACTGATTTTAATATGGATATGATAGTAGCTCATACAAATGGGTTTTCAGGTTCAGATTTGAAAGAGTTGTGTAGAAATGCAGCATTAAATGCTGCAAGAGACTATATAAAGGATAAAAAAGCTGGCAGAGACACAAATAATGGTATGAGACCACTACAAAATAaggatttttttaatgtcaATAATCAACTAGGTAGCAAACCCTTTGCTGATGTTAGAGTGTCTAATCCAGTATTAGATTaa
- the ERV1 gene encoding flavin-linked sulfhydryl oxidase (similar to Saccharomyces cerevisiae YGR029W | ERV1 | Essential for Respiration and Viability) produces MEKDSFPQFGTTGRKLVYDENGKPCRTCNTLLDFQLATGKITATEANTSLVNKTTNNNSYRDDPPDVEQLGRSSWTLLHSIASKYPVTPSTEEQLDMKNFINIFSKIYPCNWCAADFRNYIATNAPKVGSREELGKWFCEAHNEVNEKLGKAKFDCNLWEKRWKDGWD; encoded by the coding sequence atggaaaaagatTCATTTCCTCAATTTGGAACCACTGGTCGTAAATTAGTTTACGATGAAAATGGGAAACCATGTAGAACATGTAACACATTATTAGATTTCCAACTTGCCACTGGTAAAATAACTGCCACGGAAGCTAATACTAGCTTAGTTAATAAGActacaaacaataatagctATAGAGATGACCCACCGGATGTCGAACAATTGGGCAGATCTTCATGGACTTTGCTGCATTCGATTGCCAGTAAGTATCCTGTCACTCCATCCACAGAAGAACAACTCGACATGAAAAACTTCATCAACATTTTCAGTAAAATTTATCCATGTAATTGGTGTGCTGCTGATTTTAGAAATTATATTGCTACAAATGCACCAAAAGTAGGATCGAGAGAGGAATTAGGGAAATGGTTTTGTGAAGCGCATAATGAagttaatgaaaaattaggAAAGGCTAAATTTGATTGTAATCTTTGGGAAAAAAGATGGAAGGATGGATGGGATTAG
- the VRP1 gene encoding Vrp1p (similar to Saccharomyces cerevisiae YLR337C | VRP1 | VeRProlin): MAGPPPPPPPPPPVLGGGAAPKPAASVMQGRNALLSDIRKGKSLKKSPMNDRSAPQVGGGVVNNNKGSSNVGSAPPLPGGAPPLPGGAPPIPGGAPPIPEGGLAELAGILSNGMHPKLHHISSPSSNDSSSNVGTAPSIPSLHHVGNKSTEVNVSNIDIHSSPSFTAPKIPTGAPPIPSMGAPPVPRIPNNRPTKPNNRPTISNKQPSTPNTRPTMPSNRPNKSNRKSTINYNNNRASEASVIPPTAASAPAVPKMSAPAVPKMSAPAVPKMSAPAVPSAPPPPPLSTAPATSAPPPPPAPPMLNMNTSSNNSKKSNVPVSGGPLPFLAEIQNKRDDRYVVEDGSNYNTQVNESDNALTLKASSAPAMPPPAPAVPPSGGPMSFMDEIASKVSHNHTKVAAPAIPISSAPPVPSLPSAPPPPMPVEFTSSLPPPSPSITQSPQVMAAAESSETASYSADDNTVQQEDVYSYEDNNAGNDNETNNYADNSNNFESESDEYVNNSNTNSNNSSTTFSPFNSATNIASSIGSFKQRLFSHKSTTSSSTNTDAEGFRNDDNNNNNNNIMPENSKRGNGSKIIIDDSRFKWANKNDLPAPRKFSGRTKLYPSGRGSSVPLDLSLYN; the protein is encoded by the exons atggcaggaccaccaccaccaccaccaccgcCACCACCTGTTTTAGGAGGCGGAGCAGCTCCAAAACCAGCTGCTTCTGTTATGCAAGGCCGCAATGCATTACTAAGTGATATTCGTAAGGGgaaatctttaaaaaaatcaccaATGAACGATAGAAGTGCCCCTCAAGTTGGTGGCGGTGTagttaataacaataaaggATCTTCAAATGTTGGTAGTGCACCACCACTTCCAGGAGGGGCACCACCACTTCCAGGAGGGGCACCACCAATTCCAGGAGGGGCACCACCAATTCCAGAAGGAGGATTGGCAGAGTTGGCAGGGATTTTAAGTAATGGAATGCACCCAAAATTACATCATATATCATCACCGTCATCTAATGATAGTTCCAGTAATGTAGGAACAGCACCTAGTATCCCAAGTTTACACCATGTGGGCAATAAGAGTACTGAAGTTAACGTTTCCAATATTGACATACATTCATCTCCTAGTTTTACTGCACCCAAAATTCCTACTGGTGCTCCACCAATCCCGAGTATGGGCGCTCCACCAGTACCCAGGATACCAAATAATAGACCAACAAAGCCAAACAATAGACCaacaatttcaaataaacaacCTTCCACACCAAATACTAGACCTACAATGCCAAGTAATAGACCTAATAAATCCAATCGCAAATCTACCAtcaattataataataacagagCGTCGGAAGCATCCGTTATACCACCAACAGCAGCATCTGCACCTGCTGTTCCTAAAATGTCAGCACCTGCTGTTCCTAAAATGTCGGCACCTGCTGTTCCTAAGATGTCAGCGCCGGCTGTTCCCTCCGCTCCACCAC CCCCTCCTTTATCAACAGCTCCTGCTACATCTGCTCCACCACCGCCACCAGCCCCACCAATGTTGAATATGAATACCTCTAGCaacaattcaaaaaaatccaACGTTCCAGTATCTGGCGGCCCATTACCATTTTTGGCCGagattcaaaataaaagagaTGATAGATACGTTGTTGAGGATGGCTCGAATTATAATACACAGGTAAATGAAAGTGACAATGCATTAACGTTAAAGGCATCCTCAGCACCTGCAATGCCACCACCAGCACCCGCAGTACCACCATCAGGAGGACCAATGTCATTTATGGATGAAATAGCCTCTAAAGTTTCACATAACCATACTAAAGTTGCTGCGCCAGCGATTCCCATTTCTTCGGCGCCACCTGTCCCATCTTTACCATCGGCACCCCCACCACCTATGCCTGTTGAATTTACATCTTCTTTGCCCCCTCCATCTCCATCTATAACACAGTCTCCACAGGTGATGGCTGCTGCGGAATCTTCAGAAACAGCCTCATATAGCGCTGACGATAATACCGTACAACAAGAAGATGTATATTCTTATGAAGATAATAATGCTGGTAATGACAATGAGACCAATAATTATGCtgataatagtaacaatttTGAGTCGGAATCTGATGAATAtgttaataacagtaatactaatagtaataatagtagcaCAACCTTTTCTCCCTTCAATTCTGCGACTAATATAGCCTCTTCTATAGGATCCTTTAAACAAAGATTATTTTCGCATAAATCTACCACAAGCAGTAGTACAAATACAGATGCTGAAGGATTTCGTAACGAtgacaataacaataacaataacaatattatgCCTGAAAATAGTAAACGTGGAAATGGTTCTAAAATCATTATAGATGATTCAAGATTTAAATGGGCAAATAAGAATGATTTGCCTGCTCCAAGAAAATTTTCTGGCAGGACAAAGTTGTATCCAAGCGGTAGGGGTAGTAGTGTTCCACTGGATTTAAGTTtgtataattaa
- a CDS encoding heme-dependent oxidative N-demethylase family protein: MYESLLAFLKKETTLPIFFFLVYLLKRDLFDKLKANDDKVFPKEKLDNNADGVKNEICTFKDRWESSNCTTFNDIEKEQPEYDWSITKPYPYKPFKPGEYNLNMNVKTIPKNEWIVLESTYKTNILKKWDIIKDNYLHVIFFPDPETAKRQETVNLTNNDFAKAKDTVCRLYDHVVGFLINKFPHYFEVVLKDNGETPGVLYNKILGEYHPLNPWKFTSVDDYQNWSFLNYFCCEKDNYIVPYFVTTESVKYHLLILSVARLIEEDYILLFPNENRQYNNEYIFQAGVFAFAAGFDPMERFLKPISLVHGPVPEYKARLQKSMNKFFHVFQPGKVVMRVNFSFQTHPHFFVVSSNKGKPSEIIRPKTIEQLNSDGSDLFYRSERQCLIKLDANDSMYDGPICFTIKTYLFSIIKDLFQMDFYKEPQILNDLKSAVLDMQENVGQYKRKPEWGPALVSLIDEELTKKKQCLS, translated from the coding sequence ATGTATGAATCACTCTTAGCTTTtctgaaaaaagaaactacattgccaatattttttttcttagtgtatttattgaaaagggatttatttgataaattaaaagcaAATGATGATAAGGTTTTTCCAAAAGAGAAGCTAGATAATAACGCTGATGGCGTCAAAAACGAGATATGCACCTTTAAAGACCGTTGGGAATCAAGTAATTGTACAACATTTAatgatattgaaaaagaacaaCCAGAGTACGATTGGTCTATTACCAAACCATATCCATATAAACCTTTTAAACCTGGTGAATACAACTTAAACATGAATGTTAAAACCATTCCAAAGAACGAATGGATAGTTTTGGAATCTACGTATAAAACTAATATTCTGAAGAAATGGGACATTATTAAAGATAACTATTTACATGTGATATTTTTCCCAGATCCAGAAACCGCTAAAAGGCAAGAAACTGTTAATTTGACAAATAACGATTTTGCAAAAGCAAAAGATACGGTTTGTCGTTTGTATGACCATGTAGTTGGGTtcttaattaataaatttccGCATTATTTTGAAGTGGTGTTGAAAGATAATGGGGAAACACCAGGGGttctttataataaaatcttgGGTGAATATCATCCATTGAACCCTTGGAAATTTACATCTGTTGATGATTACCAAAACTGGTCATTCCTGAACTATTTCTGTTGTGAGAAAGATAATTACATTGTGCCGTATTTCGTCACGACTGAATCTGTGAAGTatcatttattaatattaagtGTAGCTCGCTTAATAGAAGAAGACTACATATTATTGTTCCCTAATGAAAATCGtcaatataataatgaatatatttttcaagcTGGCGTATTCGCATTTGCAGCAGGCTTTGATCCAATGGaaagatttttaaaaccaatATCTTTAGTTCATGGACCAGTCCCTGAATATAAAGCTAGATTACAAAAGAGTATGAACAAGTTTTTCCATGTCTTCCAACCTGGCAAAGTAGTTATGCGAGTAAACTTTTCCTTCCAAACACATCCACACTTTTTTGTGGTTAGTTCAAATAAGGGTAAGCCATCTGAAATAATTAGACCCAAAACCATCGAACAATTGAATAGCGATGGCTCTGACCTTTTTTACAGAAGTGAAAGACAGTGCTTGATCAAGTTGGATGCAAACGATAGTATGTATGATGGTCCAATATGCTTCACCATCAAAACCTAtctttttagtattatcaAAGATTTGTTCCAAATGGATTTTTATAAAGAACCTCAAATTTTGAATGACTTAAAAAGTGCGGTTTTAGACATGCAAGAAAATGTTGGACAGTATAAACGGAAACCAGAGTGGGGACCAGCCCTAGTATCACTAATCGATGAAGAGctaacaaagaaaaaacaatgtTTGTCAtga
- the TUB2 gene encoding beta-tubulin (similar to Saccharomyces cerevisiae YFL037W | TUB2 | TUBulin) has translation MREIIHISAGQCGNQIGAAFWETICGEHGLDFNGQYIGTNELERSGLPVYFNEASSGKYVPRAINVDLEPGTIDTIRNSKIGNLFRPDNYIFGQSSAGNVWAKGHYTEGAELVDSVMDVVRREAEGCDSLQGFQITHSLGGGTGSGMGTLLISKIKEEYPDRMMATFSVVPSPKTSDTVIEPYNATLSVHQLVEYVDETFCIDNEALYQICQSTLKLDQPSYAELNNLVSSVMSGVTTSLRYPGQLNSDLRKLAVNLVPFPRLHFFMVGYAPLTSLGSQSFRSLSVPELTQQMFDAKNMMAAADPRNGRYLTAAALFRGNVSVKEVEDEMLKVQTRNSSYFVEWIPNNVQTAVCSVAPKGLDMAATFIGNSTSIQELFKRIGNQFSVMFKRKAFLHWYISEGMDEMEFTEAESNMIDLVNEYQQYQEATVDEDEEIEYPAEAEVTEQPIAENFE, from the exons atgagaGAGATT ATTCATATTTCTGCTGGCCAATGTGGTAATCAAATTGGTGCTGCCTTTTGGGAAACCATTTGTGGTGAACATGGTTTAGATTTTAATGGTCAATATATTGGCACTAATGAACTAGAAAGGAGTGGGTTGCCTGTCTATTTTAATGAAGCTTCCTCAGGCAAATACGTTCCACGTGCAATCAATGTTGATTTGGAACCAGGTACTATCGATACCATCCGTAACAGTAAAATTGGTAATCTATTTAGACCGGACAACTATATTTTTGGCCAATCTTCAGCGGGCAATGTTTGGGCTAAAGGCCACTACACTGAAGGTGCCGAATTAGTTGATTCTGTTATGGATGTTGTTAGACGCGAAGCCGAAGGCTGTGATTCTTTGCAAGGTTTCCAAATTACTCATTCTTTAGGTGGCGGTACTGGATCTGGTATGGGTACCTTGTTAATCtccaaaataaaagaagaatatCCTGATAGGATGATGGCTACCTTTTCTGTTGTTCCTTCTCCAAAGACATCTGATACTGTGATTGAACCATATAATGCTACTTTATCTGTCCACCAATTAGTGGAATATGTGGATGAAACTTTTTGTATTGATAACGAAGCCCTATATCAAATTTGTCAATCTACGTTAAAACTGGATCAACCCTCTTATGCAGAATTAAACAATTTAGTTTCTTCTGTCATGAGCGGTGTCACCACTTCATTGCGTTACCCAGGTCAATTAAATTCTGATTTGAGGAAGTTGGCCGTAAATTTAGTTCCTTTCCCACGTTTACATTTCTTCATGGTTGGCTATGCCCCATTGACTTCTCTTGGCTCACAATCATTTAGATCCCTATCCGTTCCTGAACTAACCCAGCAGATGTTTGATGCAAAGAACATGATGGCTGCTGCTGATCCACGGAATGGTAGATACCTTACTGCTGCTGCTTTGTTTAGAGGGAATGTTTCTGTTAAGGAAGTTGAGGATGAAATGTTGAAGGTTCAGACCAGAAACTCTTCGTATTTTGTTGAATGGATTCCAAACAATGTTCAAACTGCTGTGTGTTCTGTTGCTCCAAAAGGTTTGGATATGGCGGCAACATTTATTGGTAACTCTACATCTATTCAGGAATTATTTAAGAGAATAGGTAATCAGTTTTCTGTTATGTTCAAGAGAAAGGCTTTTTTGCATTGGTATATCAGTGAGGGGATGGATGAAATGGAATTTACTGAGGCAGAATCCAATATGATTGATCTAGTTAATGAATACCAACAATACCAAGAAGCCACTGTCGAcgaagatgaagaaataGAATATCCTGCTGAGGCTGAAGTTACTGAACAACCAATAGctgaaaattttgaatga